The window ATAGGCACAGAAACCATTGCCTACCGGGCAAATGATGATGGCGAACCTAATAACAGTGCAGGAATGCCTATTTATGGTCAAATCCAGTCTTTTGAAGTTACTAATGTACTGATAGTCGTCGTCCGTTATTTTGGCGGAGTAAAGCTTGGTGTGGGCGGTTTAATAAACGCTTACAAAACAGGAGCTCAACTAGCACTAGAGGCTTCAAAAATTGTTATTCGCACCATTAATATACCTTATTTAATTTCTTTTGATTACAAAAACATGAATAAGGTCATGCGCGTAATAAAAGAGAAAAATCTAAAGGTTATTAACCAAAAATTGGAATTAGACTGTCAAATTACAATTTCAGTTCGAAAAAAAGACGCGAATACAATCTTCGAAATTTTTGAAAGTATTTATGAAGTTAACATCAAAGATTTAACCATTTAAAGCTTCCAAAAAATACTTAGGTGGTCGTGTTGGACGTTTTGTTTTCATATCGATAAACGCCAAAACCACACTTGCTGTAGACACAATTTCTTGCAATTCATTGTGTATTTCATACTCAAATTCCACCAACGCAGAAGGCGCTTTTTTAAGCTGCGTTTTTACCGTAATTAAGTCATCATAATGCACTGGTTTTTTGAAATTTACAGACATCGACACCACTGGCAATCCAATACCATTTTCTTCCATTTTTCGATAAGAAATATTTAATTTACGTAACCATTCAATTCTGGCCATTTCTAGATATAATGCGTAATTCCCATGATGAACAACACCCATTTGGTCTGTTTCTGCATAACGCACTCTTATTTCAATTTCATCTTGTTTTATACCCATTATATTATTTATTTTTTGTAATTTATAAACACTAACCAACATGAGGAAAAAAAACTGAATATTCAATAGTAAATGATTTTTTTTTTACGTTTTTTGTTCACATATTTGCCACGCTAAAGAACGAAGCTGTTCTAATGTCATTATAGAACAAAAGTAACTAACATAAAATACCTTTTAAAATTAAA is drawn from Psychroserpens sp. NJDZ02 and contains these coding sequences:
- a CDS encoding IMPACT family protein, with protein sequence MTNKDTYKTITKPSEEVLFKDKNSKFFGYAFPVTSEDQVKQHLDDLKKQHHQARHWCYAYQIGTETIAYRANDDGEPNNSAGMPIYGQIQSFEVTNVLIVVVRYFGGVKLGVGGLINAYKTGAQLALEASKIVIRTINIPYLISFDYKNMNKVMRVIKEKNLKVINQKLELDCQITISVRKKDANTIFEIFESIYEVNIKDLTI
- a CDS encoding acyl-CoA thioesterase, yielding MKQDEIEIRVRYAETDQMGVVHHGNYALYLEMARIEWLRKLNISYRKMEENGIGLPVVSMSVNFKKPVHYDDLITVKTQLKKAPSALVEFEYEIHNELQEIVSTASVVLAFIDMKTKRPTRPPKYFLEALNG